The nucleotide sequence GATCACCGTGTTGGCCACCAACGACGCATAGGAAATGACCAGATCGGCCCCGGCCGCATGGAGCACGCCGATGTTGCGGTCCAGGGTGGCCCGGCTGATGATCTGGATGTCCGGCCGCAGCTTGCGGCAGTAGATGGCCAGATAGATGTTCATGTCGTCGTTGTGGGTGGTGATAAATACCGTCGGGGCCTGGCGGATGCCGGCCTTGACCAGCACGTCGAGGTCGGCGGCGTTGCCGGCCACCACCCGGTGCGACTCCATGAGCTTGCCGGGATTTTTCTCCACGAGGCGGTAATCGATCCCCCGGCGGCGCAACTGTCCGGCCGCCGCCCGGCCCACCCGACCGCCGCCAAGGATCACCGCCGGCGCGTCGGTTAGCGGCGCTTCTCCGGCGAATTCCCGAAACTTCTCGATCTGCCCTTCGGTGCCGGCCAGCATCAGCACGACGCCAGGCGGCAAGGCCTGGTCCGGGTCGGGCAGCTCGAACCGGCCGCGCTCCCACACCCCGACCACGTTGACCCCGGCCACGGACCGCAGGGCGCACTCCCGAAGCGTGCGACCCTCCAGGCGCGAGCCCATGACCGGCCACTCGGCCACCACGATCTCGCCGATGCGGCCGATGATCCCGGACTGCATGTCCCCGCCCCTGGCCCGCCGGGCCAGGGCCTCGCCCAGCAGATGGGTGAAATGAAACACCTGGGTGCTGCCGGCCAGCTTCAGGATGTCCAGGGATTCTTCCTGGTCGGCCTTGCTGACAATGGGCGTGGCCGGGCTGACCTCGCGCACGGTGAAGGCCACGTTGGCGTTGCGCATGTCGTTGTCCAGGGCCACGACCATGGCCGCGCCGTCCACCCGCAGCCGGCGGTAGGTGCCCGCGTCGTCGTAGTCGCCCACGGCCACGGCGTAGCCCTGGTCATAGAGGTCGGTGGCCGCCTTGGAGTCCGAGCGCAGCAGCATGCAGGCGTAGCCGTACTGGCGGGCTTTCTTGTTCAGATGCAGCGCCGCCGGATCGTCGCCGACCACGATAACGTGGTTGCTCGTGCCCACCGGCAGCTCGCGCGGAGCCAGGGCCCGGGCCTGGGCCTCCAGCCAGGGGGCGTAGAAGAACTGGATGAAGGTGAACGGCAGCATGACCAGCAAAAAGATGATGCCGGTCAACAGCACGATGATGGAAAACAGTCGCCCCAGGTCGCTGGTGAAGGTGATGTCGCCAAAACCCAGGGTCGACATGACGGTGAGCGTCCAATAAAAGCCCGTGACCCAGGAATATTCCTGGCCGTCGCGCTGCATGATCCAGTGGAACACCACGGAATACAGCACCACCATGGCCACGAGCGTCAGGACGAAATTGACCAAAAACCGCAGGTTGCGGCGCGAGGAGCTGTTTTGCAGCAGGTAGCCGACCTGGGCGGCGAGAAACTTCATGGGGCGTCCCCGCGTTCACGTTCCTGAATGGACGCCTCCGGCGGCCAGGGCTTTGCCCTGGACCCACCGGGGGGATGATCCCCCCGGACCCCAACCATGGGAAAAGAGGGCAAAGGGCCTGGGCCAATGTTATGGCCCATCATGACAGGCGGTGGCCCTTGGCAAGAACCGCCACGACCCCAGCGGCCAACGGGCTGCGCCTTTCGGCGAGACGCCACTAGCGCTCGATCTTGAGGGGAACGGCCTGGGAAGTGAAGGAAATGCCCTGCTGGCCGCCGCTGCCGATCATCACCGCTTCCACGTGGGGCGCGGTCACGGGTGTGCGCGCGGTCCAGGAAACCAGGAACTTGGCCCCGGCCCCGCCATGTTTCTCGGATTCGGCCACGGTCAGGCGCATGGAGCCGAAGGGCTCGATGGTCTTGGGCGCGTCGATGTAGCGGTTGAGCAGCGTCCCGTCGGAATCGTAGAAATCCGCCGTCGTCAGGGTCATGGGCTCGGTGAGGCTGGTGTTGCGCACGCTCACCGTGATGGCCAAAAGAAACGGCCTGGCCCGGTCGCCGATGTAGATGTGGGAGTAGACGGGCAGAAAATAGGTGCCCCCGCGCAACAGCTCCGAACCGGCCAGGGCCGGCCGGCCAAAGACTGTCAGCACGGCACAAAACGCCAGCGTCCGAAAAATGCTGCGCCACGACAAACGCCCCATGATGCGCCCTCCCTGTTTCCGGTCGGCCTACTGTCCCCGCACCAGGGCGGCGATTTGATCGACGTCCACGGTCCGGGACTTCTCCCGGATGGCTTCGGCGTAGTTTGATTGCATGGTTTTGCCCTGCTCCAAAAGCGAGGCGAACATCTGGCGCAGCTGTTCCATGTCCGTGGAACGGCCGCCGGCATAGTACAGCTTGGCCGCCTGGCCCAGGGCGTAGGTGGTGGCGAAGGAAAAGGCCGCGCCCGTGGCCGCGCTGCCCACGCCGCCGAAAAAGTCGCCCCCGGCCACCTTGAACAAGCCGCCCAGAAGCTTCCGCCCGATCTGCTCCACGAACTGCCCGGTCAACCCCACGCCCAGGGCGGCCGCGAAATCCTTGATGTGGCCGCGATCCAGCTCGAAGCCGTAAGCCTTGCCCACGGCGTAGACCATTTTGAGCTGTAGCGGCAGGATGGCCATGGAAGCCAGGGACTGGGGCAAAATCTCCAGCGCGCCGTTTAAGATGGCGTAATTGAGGATGGTCTTGTCCAGGGCCTGGGCGTCCGCGGCCGGGGCGTTGGCCGGGCCGGCCGGGGCTGCCGTCGCCGCCGGGTCCGGCCCGGCGTCCAGGGGCGCGTCGGCCACTTCCGCCGCAGCGCGGGCAAACTCCCGGGACGTGGCGGCGTCCAGGGCCAGGGCGGCCCGCAGGCGCTCCAGGAAATCCCCCTCGGCCGGGCTTTGCGCGCCGTCGGCGTCGCACACGCACACGGCCATTTCATAGGCCAGCTGGCGGACCTGAGGCTCGGCCAGCGCCGAGGCCGCCGCCGCCAGGGAGGCGCGGCCAAGCAGCACGTTCTGATACAGCCCGGACAGCTCCTGGGCGGCCTCGGCCGACAGGCCCTCGGCGATGCGCCGGATCTGCTCGCGCTCGGTGACGTCGTTGCCGCCATCGGCAAAGGCGGCCATCAGGCAAAGCGTCAGGATCGCCCGTTGTTCCTGGCTGGTCATGGCCCGGCCTCCCGGATCGGCCCTGCCCTGGGCAGGCCGTCCTGGCTCTTTTGGCGTCACTCGGACGCCCTACTTGAATTTGATGACCAGGCCGTCGGCCCCCAGATTGAGGGAGACGCCCTTGGTGACGGTGCGCAACTTGATGACCACGCCGCTGGCGTTTTGCAGCCACTGCACGCCCTGACCCGAGCCCATGGCGTAGCCGGCCCGGGCCTGGCCGTAGGCCCCGGCGAAGTCCTCCAGCCGCCCCAGGTCATAGACTTCGCCCACGGCGGTGACCTTGGACACGCCGATGCCGCCAAAGCCCACCGACCCGATGGCAAAGGGATAGCGTCGGCCCTTGTAGGTCAAAACGCCCTTGCCGCCGGAGGTGCTGAGAATGAAGCCGCCCTGACCGAATTCCAGGTTCACCCGGCCCGAGGGAGCCGGCGCGGCCTGGGTGGCCTTTTGGGCCGAGACAGCCATTTCCGGGATAGCCACAAGCAGGCACAGCCCCAGCAGGGCGGCGCGAAGCAGGGAAGGTTTCGTACGCATCGGCAAGGCTCCCTTGCGGTCCGGCGGTATGGAGACGTTGCCAGAAAGGATACCCGAACCCGGAAACTTGGCAAGGGCCGGGGACCGCGCGGTGCAAGCCTCAGGGGAGTCGCCGCCGTCCTCCGGCGACGGTGCAACGCGCTTCAGGACTGCCCGTGCGGACCGGCGGCCAAGCCGCCTGGCACGGCGCGCGCCCGAACGCCGTCAGACGCGTGCGGCGATCAGCGCGGCGGCGAACCTTGGTCCCGGTCCTTGGACTTTCCCCTGCCGAACCATTTGGCCAGGATATAGGAGCCGTAACCCGCGACTCCCGATGCGCCCATGGCCACTCAGGGACTGCAACTGCCCGTCCCTACCCCGACCACGCCCAGGTAGACCAGAACCGCGCCGCCGACCAGCCAGGCAAAAACGGTGGCGAGTATTTTCTTCATACCGCGCAGTCCATCACTCCACTTCAAACCCTTCGTCCGCGTCATCGTCCTTGGAGGCGGATTCCACATCCTCAAGAATGTCTTCTATCGCGGCGGCCGCCTCATCCAGCCGGGGGCCGAACTCGTCAAAATCGTCGCTGCCTTCGGTTTCCAGATCGTCATACACTTCGCGCAAAAAATTGGCGGCTTTTTCCAGCTTCTTCAAATGGGCCTTTTTCATCGTAAAAGCTCCTGCGTTATTGTGAATTCCCGGGCCACTCCAACGGTGGCGGCAAGCCCTGGGGGCGAGGAGTTCGCCCCTCGCCGACCGGCCATGCCAGCCTGCGGTAACTCCTGGGCTGTCACTTCCGAACACCCTAAATTGATGAAAATTATAGCATGTCGTTCCACAAGAGCAGACTTTGTCGCCCTTGACGTTTTATCCTCCATAGCGCGTCCAGCACGCTGAATCCAAGGGAAAATTCCCAAGTACGCCAGCGGAATTTTGAAAATCGTGTCCAGTCGTGGGTCCCACAAGACAAAAGGATCATCCCGAAGGATAACCCTTTGATTTGGTGGGCGTCCTCAAGGGGATTTGAGCCCCTGTTACGGGTGCGAAAGACAAGTACCTGCTTGGCACACTCAATGATTTTCGCTAGTTCTCTCTGCACCTCGCTGTACTCGGTTTTCTGCTTTTCCCTGACCTGAGTCGGCGACCTGTAGCCGTGCCGCCCGATCCGCCACTGGCGGTTGTAGGTTTCCTTGAAGGCCAAAAGCGCCAACCGGAGTTCCTCGACGGTTCGGAAGCTGCGAATCCAGAGAAGATTCTCCTTAAGGATACGGGCAAAGCGTTCGACGATGCCGTTGCCCTGAGGCTCGCGCACGTAGGACGCCGAGTCCTTGATGCCGAGAAAGGCGATTTCCTGCTGAAAGTCATCGGCGATAAACTGACTACCGTGGTCGTGCCGCAAAGTCAGTCCACGAGCCACGCCCTGGCCGAAAGCACCAAAACTGTGGCGCACACCCTGCCGGATCGGCTCCAAGGC is from Solidesulfovibrio magneticus RS-1 and encodes:
- a CDS encoding integrase core domain-containing protein, encoding MSQAASASTGKNYGLALVCRVWALPRSTVYWRRRRAAEAVPAKRRGPQGGHSDVVLVEHIKAKIGESPFHGEGYRKVWAGLRDKGIRTSPARTLRLMRENALSVYKRPGRPHGPKAHDGTIKTQRVDEMWGTDMTATLTIEEGNAAIFFAIDYCSLEVVGIHAAKRGTRFEALEPIRQGVRHSFGAFGQGVARGLTLRHDHGSQFIADDFQQEIAFLGIKDSASYVREPQGNGIVERFARILKENLLWIRSFRTVEELRLALLAFKETYNRQWRIGRHGYRSPTQVREKQKTEYSEVQRELAKIIECAKQVLVFRTRNRGSNPLEDAHQIKGLSFGMILLSCGTHDWTRFSKFRWRTWEFSLGFSVLDALWRIKRQGRQSLLLWNDML
- a CDS encoding DUF3124 domain-containing protein, whose amino-acid sequence is MGRLSWRSIFRTLAFCAVLTVFGRPALAGSELLRGGTYFLPVYSHIYIGDRARPFLLAITVSVRNTSLTEPMTLTTADFYDSDGTLLNRYIDAPKTIEPFGSMRLTVAESEKHGGAGAKFLVSWTARTPVTAPHVEAVMIGSGGQQGISFTSQAVPLKIER
- a CDS encoding DUF533 domain-containing protein produces the protein MTSQEQRAILTLCLMAAFADGGNDVTEREQIRRIAEGLSAEAAQELSGLYQNVLLGRASLAAAASALAEPQVRQLAYEMAVCVCDADGAQSPAEGDFLERLRAALALDAATSREFARAAAEVADAPLDAGPDPAATAAPAGPANAPAADAQALDKTILNYAILNGALEILPQSLASMAILPLQLKMVYAVGKAYGFELDRGHIKDFAAALGVGLTGQFVEQIGRKLLGGLFKVAGGDFFGGVGSAATGAAFSFATTYALGQAAKLYYAGGRSTDMEQLRQMFASLLEQGKTMQSNYAEAIREKSRTVDVDQIAALVRGQ
- a CDS encoding potassium channel family protein — translated: MKFLAAQVGYLLQNSSSRRNLRFLVNFVLTLVAMVVLYSVVFHWIMQRDGQEYSWVTGFYWTLTVMSTLGFGDITFTSDLGRLFSIIVLLTGIIFLLVMLPFTFIQFFYAPWLEAQARALAPRELPVGTSNHVIVVGDDPAALHLNKKARQYGYACMLLRSDSKAATDLYDQGYAVAVGDYDDAGTYRRLRVDGAAMVVALDNDMRNANVAFTVREVSPATPIVSKADQEESLDILKLAGSTQVFHFTHLLGEALARRARGGDMQSGIIGRIGEIVVAEWPVMGSRLEGRTLRECALRSVAGVNVVGVWERGRFELPDPDQALPPGVVLMLAGTEGQIEKFREFAGEAPLTDAPAVILGGGRVGRAAAGQLRRRGIDYRLVEKNPGKLMESHRVVAGNAADLDVLVKAGIRQAPTVFITTHNDDMNIYLAIYCRKLRPDIQIISRATLDRNIGVLHAAGADLVISYASLVANTVINLLNPDKVLMLNEGLNMFRMAVPAELVGKSLAESRIRQLTGCNVAAVSAGEGLEVNPDPDRPLAAGTRLLLIGNAAAEQRFLERFPSRPATS